A genomic segment from Gossypium hirsutum isolate 1008001.06 chromosome D04, Gossypium_hirsutum_v2.1, whole genome shotgun sequence encodes:
- the LOC107898533 gene encoding uncharacterized protein, which translates to MVKLLINAVCYIDEDASSDCQGGVKRKLSMSHKIGKWRCVSKLMVKGGYRVSPQQCEDKFNDLNKRYKRLNGVLGKGTSCKVVEKPELLDVMDVSDKVKEEVKKILSSRNLFYEEMCFYHTGNRLYLPQDPKLQCSLQSRQYNGDDEFKKELHDAEPDDVFCKGNDVSLNGMEYGKSSAYRLQEQWMAFRLLELQKQKLQIQVQKLELEKKRFKWRRTNWNQDKDLDKMRLENECMKLANERLAFELGTRK; encoded by the coding sequence ATGGTTAAGCTGTTGATCAATGCTGTTTGTTATATCGACGAAGATGCGTCTTCTGATTGTCAAGGTGGTGTTAAGAGAAAACTGTCTATGTCGCATAAGATAGGGAAATGGAGATGTGTTTCGAAACTTATGGTCAAAGGAGGTTATCGTGTATCGCCTCAACAATGCGAGGACAAGTTCAATGATTTGAATAAAAGATACAAGAGACTCAATGGTGTGCTTGGCAAAGGTACTTCTTGCAAGGTTGTGGAGAAGCCGGAGCTTTTGGATGTAATGGACGTATCCGATAAGGTAAAAGAGGAAGTGAAGAAGATTTTGAGTTCGAGGAATTTGTTTTACGAGGAGATGTGTTTTTACCATACCGGGAATAGATTGTATCTTCCTCAAGATCCCAAGTTGCAATGCTCCTTGCAGTCGAGGCAATACAATGGGGATGATGAGTTCAAGAAAGAACTGCACGATGCTGAACCGGATGATGTGTTTTGTAAGGGAAACGACGTGAGTTTGAACGGTATGGAGTATGGCAAAAGCAGTGCCTATAGATTGCAAGAGCAATGGATGGCATTCCGTTTACTCGAGCTGCAAAAGCAGAAGTTACAAATTCAGGTCCAAAAGCTTGAGCTCGAAAAGAAACGGTTTAAGTGGCGAAGGACAAATTGGAACCAGGACAAGGATTTAGATAAGATGAGGCTGGAAAATGAATGCATGAAGCTTGCAAATGAGCGATTGGCATTCGAGTTAGGAACAAGGAAATGA
- the LOC107898530 gene encoding uncharacterized protein, whose amino-acid sequence MEGKPSAGGNMLQEWEYGCLGLQGSIQPQNEQQPCMSKLPSAFGSVENERREITVIEDDVTNYAKQCMLEHNEAGKNEDGPPWQRMKWTGKMVKLLITILSYIGEDPSTDCAGNQIKVSSLLRKLGKWKCVSKVMLERGYIVSPQQCEDKFNNLNKTYRRLNDLLGRGTSCKVVENPKLLDIINVSEKGKEDVRKLLMSKHLFFEEMCSYHNGNRMYLPHDPDLLQSLLFILKNEDDYELLDSNQPTPDKKAGVTAKDNEDFAEFSAKWLELISENGIAPSCSNQTLNAQGDATEYNGANSGFSAEISTLWFKPMNDNEVVGPTSSLKPSCFNQIPDTEDNEADGSQWMTRQAYQLEKRKLRLKSKVFDLEKQRLKWRRRSWKQDMELEKMRLVNKCLKHGNEYIALQLKGKKIGS is encoded by the coding sequence ATGGAAGGTAAACCATCAGCAGGTGGTAACATGCTGCAGGAATGGGAATACGGTTGTCTAGGCCTACAAGGATCGATACAGCCTCAAAACGAACAACAGCCATGCATGTCCAAACTTCCTTCTGCTTTCGGTTCAGTTGAAAATGAGAGACGGGAAATCACTGTTATCGAGGATGATGTGACAAATTATGCCAAACAATGCATGCTCGAGCACAATGAAGCTGGTAAGAATGAGGACGGGCCACCATGGCAACGCATGAAATGGACCGGAAAAATGGTGAAGCTTTTGATTACTATTCTTTCTTACATCGGAGAGGATCCTTCCACCGATTGTGCCGGTAATCAGATAAAAGTTTCTTCTCTTTTGAGGAAACTCGGGAAATGGAAGTGTGTTTCGAAGGTGATGCTCGAACGAGGTTACATCGTCTCTCCACAACAATGTGAGGACAAGTTTAATAATTTGAACAAAACATATAGGAGATTAAATGATTTACTAGGGAGAGGCACTTCTTGCAAGGTTGTTGAGAACCCGAAGCTTTTGGATATAATAAACGTATCGGAGAAAGGGAAAGAAGATGTACGAAAACTTTTGATGTCAAAACATTTGTTTTTCGAAGAGATGTGCTCGTATCATAATGGCAATCGAATGTATCTACCTCATGATCCTGATTTGTTGCAGTCTTTGTTGTTTATTCTAAAGAACGAAGATGATTACGAGCTACTTGACTCGAACCAACCCACGCCTGATAAAAAAGCTGGTGTTACAGCTAAGGATAATGAGGATTTTGCGGAGTTCTCAGCAAAGTGGTTAGAGCTGATTAGCGAAAACGGTATTGCCCCATCGTGTTCTAACCAAACTTTAAATGCTCAAGGTGATGCAACCGAGTACAATGGGGCGAATTCCGGGTTTTCTGCGGAGATCTCAACACTGTGGTTCAAGCCAATGAATGATAACGAAGTCGTAGGTCCCACGAGTTCTTTGAAACCGTCATGTTTCAACCAAATTCCGGACACTGAAGACAATGAAGCAGATGGATCACAATGGATGACACGCCAGGCATATCAACTAGAGAAGCGAAAGCTACGGCTGAAGTCCAAGGTGTTCGATTTAGAGAAACAGCGGTTGAAGTGGAGGCGTCGAAGCTGGAAACAGGACATGGAACTGGAAAAGATGAGACTGGTAAACAAGTGTTTGAAACATGGAAATGAATACATTGCATTGCAACTTAAGGGTAAAAAGATTGGATCTTGA